The proteins below come from a single Natranaerofaba carboxydovora genomic window:
- the murA gene encoding UDP-N-acetylglucosamine 1-carboxyvinyltransferase has translation MGKINIAGAKTLEGKVRIGGAKNASLPILAATLLAESKNTIKEVPPLKDVLTICEVLKQLGCSVEFGENGEIDVDSSELTEVEASDELVRQMRASFLVIGPLLARMKKARIPLPGGCAIGSRPIDLHLKGFAALGADIKFNHGFVEATCDDLIGDRVYLDFPSVGATENLMMAATRAKGETVIENAAEEPEVVDLANFLNKLGAKVVGAGTDTIKIEGVKELSGTEHTVIPDRIEAGTFMAAAAISRGDVLIENVISEHVKPVMRKMEEMGVSVTESDGNVRIKSKGRQLKPVKLKTLPYPGYPTDMQPQMVSLLSTVPGESIVTETVFENRFRHVEELKRMNANIIVQGNSAIINGASSLLGAPIKATDLRAGASLVLAGLVAEGTTQVHDMYHLERGYYGFMDKLSKLGAEIWKDHENIKKVL, from the coding sequence TTGGGAAAAATTAATATAGCTGGTGCCAAAACTTTGGAAGGAAAAGTTAGAATAGGTGGTGCCAAAAACGCCTCACTTCCAATTTTAGCAGCTACTCTATTAGCTGAATCAAAAAATACTATCAAAGAAGTTCCACCGTTAAAAGATGTATTAACCATCTGCGAGGTCTTAAAGCAACTGGGATGTTCAGTGGAGTTTGGTGAAAATGGAGAAATAGATGTTGATAGTTCAGAATTAACAGAAGTTGAAGCATCAGATGAACTTGTAAGACAAATGAGAGCATCATTTTTGGTAATAGGACCGCTTTTAGCTAGAATGAAAAAAGCTCGCATCCCACTTCCCGGTGGCTGCGCGATAGGGAGTCGTCCAATAGATTTACATTTGAAAGGATTTGCTGCACTTGGTGCAGATATAAAATTTAACCACGGCTTTGTGGAAGCAACTTGTGATGATCTAATTGGTGATAGAGTTTACTTAGACTTTCCAAGTGTAGGGGCTACAGAAAACTTAATGATGGCTGCAACAAGGGCAAAAGGAGAAACAGTCATAGAAAATGCTGCCGAAGAGCCTGAAGTTGTTGACCTGGCAAACTTTTTAAATAAATTAGGGGCTAAAGTTGTAGGGGCAGGTACTGATACCATAAAAATAGAGGGAGTTAAAGAATTAAGTGGTACTGAACATACTGTGATTCCTGATAGAATAGAAGCGGGAACCTTCATGGCTGCAGCAGCTATATCACGTGGGGATGTATTAATAGAAAATGTAATATCAGAGCATGTAAAGCCAGTTATGAGAAAAATGGAAGAAATGGGAGTGTCGGTTACAGAATCAGATGGAAATGTAAGAATTAAATCCAAAGGAAGGCAATTAAAACCTGTGAAACTAAAGACTCTTCCTTATCCTGGCTATCCTACAGATATGCAGCCTCAAATGGTATCTTTACTGTCAACAGTGCCTGGAGAGAGTATCGTAACAGAAACAGTATTCGAGAATAGATTCAGGCATGTAGAAGAATTGAAAAGAATGAATGCAAATATAATTGTTCAGGGCAACAGCGCAATTATTAACGGTGCATCCTCGTTACTTGGTGCACCCATTAAAGCTACTGATTTGCGAGCAGGAGCAAGCTTGGTCCTTGCAGGTCTAGTAGCTGAAGGAACCACCCAGGTACACGATATGTATCATTTAGAACGTGGATATTACGGTTTTATGGATAAGCTATCAAAGCTTGGAGCAGAAATATGGAAAGACCATGAAAATATAAAAAAAGTACTCTAA
- a CDS encoding YwmB family TATA-box binding protein — MKNFTMNLNNKLFLLIFIFLFSTQTFNVNIARMDKVENKIADIKTLNDALYKLVSTNDFTFEKSYIYISADNNSFINNNLYKIIIENSELDRDRFNFDVQNRDRIEISLNDKLLSKRKNLHKDLKNIELTLSRYKINSIYSYNVKGYINVKDNECKTKCVAKNLTEHFGLSNTNLIEKEDYTSVTGYKQNINEYIKLEDRKINLQIIVMKDNSDYDNENNRYKLIIAFPVMDKTF; from the coding sequence TTGAAAAATTTCACAATGAATTTAAATAACAAGTTATTTTTGCTTATTTTTATTTTTTTGTTTTCAACACAAACTTTTAATGTTAATATTGCAAGGATGGATAAAGTAGAAAATAAAATCGCTGACATAAAAACATTGAATGATGCATTATATAAATTAGTGAGTACTAATGATTTTACATTTGAAAAGTCTTATATTTATATTTCGGCTGATAACAATTCTTTCATCAACAATAATTTGTATAAAATTATTATTGAAAACAGTGAGCTAGATAGAGATAGATTTAACTTTGATGTACAAAATAGAGATAGGATTGAGATATCTCTTAATGATAAATTACTTTCTAAAAGAAAAAACCTTCATAAAGACCTAAAAAATATCGAACTAACTTTGTCACGATATAAAATAAATAGCATATATTCTTATAATGTGAAAGGTTATATTAACGTTAAGGATAATGAGTGCAAAACAAAATGTGTAGCAAAAAATCTCACCGAACATTTCGGGTTAAGTAATACTAACTTGATTGAAAAAGAAGACTATACAAGTGTTACTGGATATAAACAAAATATTAATGAATATATAAAATTAGAAGATAGAAAAATAAACTTACAGATTATTGTCATGAAAGACAATTCAGATTATGACAATGAAAATAATAGATATAAGCTGATAATTGCCTTTCCTGTGATGGATAAAACTTTTTAA
- a CDS encoding YueI family protein, which translates to MSSSDSSSKKTFSKKSKLKQVLTVGIHGTPELKRDEKNRYLGEFRERVIKALTFEQIHEEGTYDEIIDAMNHPKAKILKVSRKVDLEYARDYINAARENGISFNTVHSNSYKGPIGLIVASDEAVEVNEIMVETREKRLKKQGLSQSLIDAVGETICDDCFQLIEEKAPEEALNYKRLGLIDKLMGKKCESCEK; encoded by the coding sequence ATTTCATCTTCAGATTCCTCTTCAAAAAAAACATTCAGCAAAAAGTCAAAGTTAAAGCAGGTATTAACAGTAGGTATACATGGCACGCCCGAGTTAAAGAGAGATGAAAAAAATCGTTATCTGGGTGAGTTTAGAGAGAGAGTGATTAAAGCACTAACTTTTGAGCAAATTCATGAAGAAGGGACATACGATGAGATTATAGATGCCATGAATCACCCAAAAGCAAAAATATTGAAAGTTAGTAGAAAAGTAGATTTAGAGTATGCAAGAGACTATATTAATGCTGCAAGGGAAAATGGAATCTCCTTTAATACTGTGCACTCAAACTCATATAAGGGGCCGATTGGTTTAATTGTTGCCAGTGATGAAGCTGTAGAAGTTAATGAGATAATGGTCGAAACAAGGGAAAAAAGGTTGAAAAAACAGGGGCTCTCTCAGAGTTTAATTGATGCAGTGGGTGAAACTATTTGTGATGACTGTTTTCAGCTTATTGAAGAAAAAGCTCCAGAAGAGGCCTTAAACTATAAAAGGCTGGGTTTAATAGACAAATTAATGGGTAAAAAATGTGAGTCTTGCGAAAAATAA
- a CDS encoding F0F1 ATP synthase subunit epsilon, with protein sequence MAQEFKLEIVTPERVVFSDDVEVISANSVEGRFNVFFDHRPLVTKLQISPLTFKKEKQTQAVAISGSGYLEVAPKKVTILCERAELAEEIDKERAEEAKKRAEDRLNSKNEKIDEARATAALNRALTRIRTAEKFSGK encoded by the coding sequence ATGGCACAAGAATTCAAGTTAGAAATAGTCACGCCTGAAAGAGTGGTTTTTTCAGATGATGTAGAAGTTATTTCGGCGAACTCTGTTGAAGGTCGCTTTAATGTCTTCTTTGATCACAGGCCATTGGTGACGAAGCTACAAATTTCTCCATTGACTTTTAAAAAAGAAAAACAAACTCAAGCCGTGGCTATAAGCGGGTCTGGATATTTAGAAGTGGCACCTAAAAAAGTGACCATACTATGCGAAAGAGCTGAATTAGCTGAAGAAATAGACAAAGAAAGAGCAGAAGAAGCAAAAAAACGAGCAGAAGACCGCTTAAATAGCAAGAATGAAAAAATAGATGAAGCAAGAGCTACAGCTGCTTTAAACCGTGCTCTTACCAGAATACGGACAGCTGAGAAATTTTCAGGAAAATAA